Within the Pseudomonas orientalis genome, the region CACCTTCATCGGTGAAATAGCGCACAACGACTTTTGCGACTTGATGAACGCCTCGGAGGGATCCTGATGAGCTCGCCCTCAATCACTGCCCTCCTCCCCGACATGCTGACTGAGTTTTCAGCACTAGCATTGAACCCCAACGCTCAACCTACCGATGATCAAGTCGCAAGGCTTCAAGTCTTGAAAGCTGGAGCTGCTAACTCAGCACTGGCAGCTGAACTTGGCATCAGTGCAGTAGGTGCCGCAATCGGTGTCTGTGTCGGAGATTTGGATGATTTACACATTCGCAACCTTGGGTGGCTGCTAGAGATGCTTGGGGAGATCTCTGGTAATGCTCGTCACGTTGAGCATGAGGCAATCCACTACCTGCGTATGGCAGAACTCAAAGCTGTAATTTGAACGACTGAGCTCAAACAGCGACGGCCTGGCTCCGGCCGTCGCGATCCTCCATACTTGGTGAGTCTGACTGACTGATTTGCATGCCTCTTTCGAGGCGATTTTCAATCGTTGCCCTACGAACCAAGCGTGCCTGAACTTTGCTGCTTGGGCTTCCGCCCGGATGTAGCAGCGCTCGCCGATGTTCGTAAACCCTACGTGCTTTCTATGCACGTTAGCGGCTCTCGCGAATTGCAAGTTGGTTGAGATCCCCGTTGCTATGAAGCGTAAGAAGTCTTTGAGGGTTTGATGAGTATTTTTGCTGGAAAGGCAACACCGCAGACCCGCATGCGGACTTGGGCGCTTCATGCTTCCGTGATCGAGCAAAAGATGAATGCTCACGCTCAAGAGGCCAGGCACGATTATTTTGAGCACCTTTACGTCCTGAAAATTGATGACCAGCGAATGGTGCAGCTATGGGCTGGTAACCACCCTCTTTCAATCAAAGATCAAAAGGAGATTCAGGTAGAGGGTGGTGCAGCTTTAGTGGTCTCTCAGGACACGACTTTCGGTCATGTCGTAGTCTTCATTTATCCCTACGCGCTTTACCCAAACCCAGTCAAACCTATCCTCTGGGGTGTGTTCGATAGCCCAGCGGACATCACTCAAGGTGACTGGCTTGACCGCATATTTCTGGACTACGCAAGTTGCTGCCGAGCATCAAGCGTTGTCGATCAGACAGCTTTTACGCGGGACCGTTTACGCATGCGATGGCTCATCCTCCGTAGCCATACTCTCAAGCTTCGCGGCCGGTCCTCGATGACGACTAAGATCATCAAATCGAGACCGTCCTGGGGTAAACGAACCCTTGCTGGGCTTGCTATCGCTTTCGGCTTATTAGTCGCTGTGACTACGCTGCCTAGCAACCTGGCAACACTATCAGGCTATTCCATACCAGCTCTATGGGCGTTATGGCAGTCTCCCCCTGCCGACGACGTAGATGCCCCAAAATCTAGCGTGCCTGCACCTGATAAAGAATCAGGAAGAGAAATACCGGTGAGTATCGTTCCTCATGTGCCGGATTCTACAGTCACTGCAGTAACGCCAGATTTGATAGCCATGCCGGTGATCAAGGGCCGCTATACCTTCTGTCCTTCTCAGGAAGACCGAGACAACCCAAAGCTCCTAGACCTTTTGTACGACGTCCGAGCAAATGCTGGGCAGATAGCATTCTTCGATGTGCAGGTGGGTATTGATTGTGTACTGAGTACGGAGCCGGACTACAGGGCGCCGTTCTATCGTATTGAGGATCCAGGCGTGGTGAACTACCTCATGCGTGTTCCCCTGGTGGACAAGGGGAACCTCACCGGATCTAAGCAGTGGATCAGCGGCGAACGCAACCCAGCCACTCTTTGGGAAATGTATAGCGACAACGGCTCCGCCATTGCGATACATAACGGTGACGACAGCCGCAATCCATTGTCACGCTTCCAACCACATGTTGAAGGCATGGTTGATATCTTGTTCGGCCCCTATTCGATCAAGGAAAGCTACGACGATGACGCGATTACTTTTGATCTGAACGCTTCGTTCCTTGACCGCACGGCTCTACAGCAAGCCACTGCCATTGCGAAAGAACTCAGAAATATTCGTGCAGCTGGGACGAAAACAGAATGAGTCATGGGTAGGTTAGCGATGCCATGGATCGAAGACGACCGACACGAGGATGATCGCTCCTACAAACTGTATCGACATCCACCACTATACAAAGCCTACTGACGTTCTCATCCTTCCCGTGTGCCTGCTGACGTTGTCGGCAACATGGTAAAGGCAGTTCTGATCTAGAAAACTGCAGCGCACACAGTGTGCGTCGATCAACAAACGGCCGCTCCCGCATTCATTGTTATGCGGCCTAATGTCAGTGCTTTCGACGTTGAATGCATACCACACCACCCAGCGGGGAATCATCTTCCCCTGGGGCGAGTGATTTCTCGTTTTCGATGTAAAACGGAGAAACCCATGCGTCAACCGTTCACTAACGAAACCAAATATTTCGACCTGCACACACGCGGTATAGGCTATCTGTGTCGGGCTCGTGAGGTTCGCGTTCGAAAAGCTGACCCCTTTATGGCGGTCACCGTGGATGCGCTGCACGGTGCCACCCATGACGCTGAATACACTTATATTGATTGCCGGGTAACTGGCACTGAAGCGGATATGCTGATTCGTCACTGCAAGGAAGAAATCAACTCGGGCGACAAAGTCCTAGTGAGTTTCACGATAGGTGATATTTGGATCTCACCTTTTACTTACCAAAAAGGGGATAAAAAAGGTCAGCCAGGCGCGAGCCTCAAAGGCCGGCTGCTCTACATCTCCATGCTCAGAATCAACGGCGAAACTGTGTTCAGGGCTACGCCCAAGGACACCACACAGAAAGCCTCCTCCGACGTTGTCATGGACCGCTCAGAACTTGCTGAAAGCGACGACTGACCGACCACCTATCCAAGGCGCCTTCCCAGGCGCCAACACCTAACTCTGGGGGAACACGATTCTCTCCGGGAACGCGAACCTCCGTGACTTATTAAAGAGGTTTTGATGAGCGTTTTCTACACTCAAGTCGGGCAGGCGGTGTTAGCGATCGAATGCCGTGAGGATGAGGACCTGGTGATCAACACCGCTTTAGAGGTGCTTGATCGGCGACTGTTTACTCGAGGGCCCAAGCTTGAAAAGCCTCAGGAAGTAGCCGACTACCTTAAGCTACAAATCGCAAAGATGGAGCATGAGGTCTTTGCTGTCATTTACTTGGACAGCGTGCACAGACCCATCAAATTTGAGGTGCTCTTTCACGGAACCATCAATGCAGCCGTTATCTATCCGAGGCAAATAGCCAAACGGGCAATAGCTTTGAACGCAGCGGCTATCATCGTTGCTCATAGTCATCCTTCTGGATGCACCAACCCTAGCCAGGCAGATCGCAGGCTTACCAAGCATTTGAAAGAGTGTCTAGAGCTCATGGACATACGACTACTCGACCATTTAATCATAGGAGAAGGCACATCCCTCTCTTTTGCGGAATGTGGTTGGCTTTGATCTTAGTTAAGACGCCCCACTTGGGCGCCCGCTTCTTCCTTACTCCACCATCAGTAGACACCACGCAGGAATTCCTCTTCTTTAACGGGGCATGCTCAGGCTCATGACTATGATCATGGATGTGAATAGATAGCTAGCCAACTGAATCTCAAAACTGAGAGCTATCCACATCCTGGTCACTCCCAGGTAATCAGAAATTAGCACTCCCAAAATGTGGAGCGTTCATGCTTGCCGTAAACTAAATCATCACATACTTTACTCTCGATGCCCTCGCCCATGGATTTAGGGCCACTGAATGCAGTTTTCGCCATCAGCTCACTCAATAGGTTCATAGAGCAATGCTTTGATGAAAAAACTATCGAAACATCAGATAGGGAGGTGGGAAATGTTTGCATTGATCAGTTCGAAAAGACGGGGGTGTTTGCTAGCTTCAATACGTTAAAAACGTCCAGCGCATAGGATCCCGCAATTTACTCTGAGTCCTAGCCGATCATCATTATGAAGGCAGTCCCATTATCCTATGCGCCAGATTCGTTTGACCGCGTTGAGGCTTGGCAGAGCTATAACTTTAAGTCTGGCGTAGATTTAGGTAACAGCAACAATGTTCCGTGGCTGTTCTAGGGTACGAAGTTCTATAGACGTAGTACGTATGCAACCGGCAAGATGGTCTACGATCAGCGAAGCGCCTGGTTGCAAGGGCCTAACGAGGCTGATACTAAACGGGACCGAGACAGACAGCGGTCTGATAACCAAACCTTGGCTTAAGAAGGTGTTAGCCACCAACGGATTAATTATTGAAACACCAATTCCGCTAAGTACCATCTGGCAGATTGCAGCCGCATTGTCGACCTCAATAATGCTGGTACGAGAGACGCCCAGCTTAGCAAACAGACCGTCTAAGTGATGACGATAGGGATCGCTGGGAGCTAAATGCACGAAGGGATAGTTGCTCAAAGAACGAGGATCTATAACCGTGTGCGCCGACAATGGATGGCCAGTTGGCAAAATACACACCTCGTCGACGTCCATCAGATGCTCAATACTGGTGCCCAGCGGCGCTTTCATCCCCTCGATTAATCCGATGTCATAGACTTGGCTGGCCAACAGGTTCTCAATATCAGGAGAGTCATGAGTTGTTAGGCTCAGGTTAATGTCAGGGTAGTGCTGTAGAAATCGGGCAAGGCTTGCTGGTAGAACAGTTTGTGAAAGCACTGGAAGACTAATTATATTAATTTTCTCTCGCAACCCGAGTCGTATAGATAAGGCTGCCGCGTTGATACGCGACAATCCCTCGTAAGTTTTCAATATTTCGGAGTGCAGCGCCATGCCCTGCGCCGTCGGCTTGAGACGCCCCTTAGAGCGTTCGAACAAACGCATACCAATAATATCCTCGAAACGAGAAAGTTCACGACTGACTGTGGGTTGTGACGTTTCCAGCGCCAAAGCAGCGCCGGTAACAGTGCCTGTAACCATGACGGCCTTAAATATTTCTACGTGTCGGAAAATAATTTTCATACCACATCCATGAATGAGAATTGATGACATCATTAGCGCATGAGCTTTTCATTTTTCTAGACAAGCACGGTCAAAAATTGAGAAAAGAACAAACACTGAAACACAAACTTTGCACGACTTATTTTTCACAGTGAGTACTCCTCAGTTTTATCACGCATACAACTATTATTAGATTTACGACACTCACCCTCCCTAACGCGAGTTGTTTAACGAATAGTTAATAGATCCTTCTAAAACACGCACTCCTATTTAACACACACCTATCACTAAGCGCATTGTGTTCTGGACCTCCACGATACTTACGACCAACACATATCAAATATTTAGCGACCTATTCATTTTTGACATATATTGACAGCGGAGGATTAGGTAACAGAATATCGCCGTGCCGTAGTCGTTCTTGCATAAGAATTGCCCATGGATTTTGGGTTGAAGGAATCACGAAGGAGGTTGTGTATCGCCATGCCTGATAATAAATTATTCGACGATTTACTGACCGAAACAATGGATCGAATGGCCCATTGTTACCAGCATATTCCGATGCACTTCTGGGCAGGTCGAAACGCCTTTAGCCACCGTTTCGACAATCTTCGACAAATGGCTGATCGAAGTACGAATGCCAGACTGAAACCGAAACAAGCGGAACAAGAGATATCTAACGAGTTGATATCTACAAAACGGACAGCACTCTACTTAGGTGTGCCTTGGTGTATTCAGTCCTGTTCGTTCTGTGACTTAGCCTACTCCAGAAGCCCAAGGGCAGAAGAAAAGCGAGAATACATAGAGGTTATTCTCCGAGAACTCGATATCTATAACGAGCTAGGCCTAAATAAGGTGCCGGCCAGCAGCCTTTATTTTGGTGGAGGCACGCCGTCCATTCTTGATAACGAATTGCTGGCGTCCCTAGTCGACGGAACCTTGCAGCGTAGTAGGCTGGCCGACAATGCCGTGATTACCTTGGAAGCGAGTCCGGCCACGCTAACCGACTCAAAACTTAAGCTGCTAAGTTCAAGAGTCAACCGGATCAGCCTCGGTGTGCAATCAACGAACACCGAGTTACGACAACGCGAGGGCCGGATTTTGCCAAGGGAGAAGCTATTCGATAGAGTCGCAGCAACCCTCGACAACTTTGAGCTAGTTAATACAGATGTGTTATACGGCATGCCAGGGCAATCTCTGGAGTCGGTATTCCAGACTCTTGCAGACTTGGTCAGCCTTAACGTTCCATCCATAACCTTTTACAGAAACGAACTGTTCCCAGGCACTAAAAGTTATCGCCTCGCTCAACAGGAACCTTGGCCAACCATTGAAGAGCAAACGGCAAGGCAAATGTATTTCCTTGGCAAGACCTACCTAGAGTCATGTGGTTACAGCGAAAGTCCACTGGGGTGGTTTGTTAAGAACAAGCAGTCTAACGCCATTAGCTCTTGGGAGAATATGATTGAGAATTGGAGTACTGTCGTGCCGTACTTCGGCTTGGGTATGGGGGCGTTTTCGACGGCATCGGCTCACTGGATGCAAAATAGTGAATCACTAGACAGTTGGATGCAAAGTATACGCGGTGGACGACTCCCACTAGCTGGAGGCACGCTATTCAATGAGCAAGAGCGCTTCATGGTGAAGTTCATGCGGTATATCCGTGTATTCAGCAGGGTGAAGCGAGAGTATCTGTTAACGCAAAGCGGTTCGAATCGATTTGCAGTTGAGCTTTTGATCGAGTCATGGAAGCAAATGGGGTTGGCAGTTGACGAGGCCGAGTGGGTAGTCTTCACCCCAGCGGGAGACTCGCTAATACATTGGCTTATTGATGATTTAGCCCAAGCCTTTGTCGATGGGAAAATCAGATCGGCAAAAAACATACTTGCGGTCAATATTTAGCCAGATGAACAACGGGGCCTGCATATGCCTGATCTACTGATAACTGAGAAAATAGTTGAAATCCTTTCAAATATTTCTGAAATTAAAATCTTCGACGAGAGAACTGAATTATTTGACCAAGGCATCAACTCTTTGCAAATGGTAATACTAGTCGACGAGCTGAATAAATATTTTGATCTTGGGATTGGTTTAGAGATTCTCGCTAAAGGAGCATCAATAGAAGCCATCGCAGAAACGCTTAAGAAACAAGCTATTACTCGAATAAACTTATAAGGGAATAAACCATGACCAACGATCAGGTTTTTGAACTGAGTGAAGCGCAGGTTGAATTTTTCAAAAATGAAGGATACCTCGGACCGTTTCGAGCCTATTCCGAGGAGGAAATTGACAGCCTGTGGCGCAGCGCCAGACTTAAAACTTTTGACTATTCTATGTCCGTGTTTGGTAAGGCAGAGAACAACAAGGACCCCATCTCGAGTTACGACCGTCACTTGGATATAGAGGAACTCGCAGATCATATCTGCCATCCTGCCATTGTCAGTAAACTCCAATGCTTGTTGGGCCGCGATGTAGCGTGCTGGCGATCCGAGTTCTTCCCAAAGTATCCGGGTGATGAGGGAACCGATTGGCACCAAGGCGATACGTTTGCTGGGCTTAACGGAGGCAAAGATGCCCTTCGCTGGCCTGATGGTGCTACGGAGGGGGGGACAATCACAGTTTGGACAGCCTTATCCGATGTCACGCTGGACATGGGTCCGATGGGCATTATTCCAGGGACGCAGCACACACGATTTTACGACGAAACCAAGTCGACAACCTATGCCGAAGACAAGTTTGGAATTACGAAGAATAATGTTCGTAGAGGCTTTTATGGCTACGACTATCGGGATCTTCAAGTAGATCCAGATTGGAGTCCGGACGAGTCAAAAGCTATTTACTTCACGATGAAAAAGGGTGAATTCATAATCTTTTGGTCGACTCTCTTGCATGGTTCACTTCCACACCTAGGCGAAACCAAAACGCCTCGTTTGGGATATGCAGCTAGGTACGTCCCTACATCAGTAAAAGTTTATCCGGACGCCGACACCCTAACTGAGTTCGGCAGAACGGTGAGCCTTGAAAAATATGGAACTGTTATTGTCGGCGGGGAAGATCAATTTGGCCATAACCGTGTTCGCTCACACACCACTCGAGGTAAGCAACTCAATAGAATCCCTTGAGGTGATTCGTTCCGAATTTGGTAAACATATTTACGCGTCAGCGATATGGAGATGATCAATGGACAATCGTACTTCTTCCTGGTGTCAAACACTATCTGTAAATTTTGCCGGCTCGAATCATTTTTTTCAGGGAGCACAATGTGCAGCCGAAGATTTCAAAGTTTGTTTGTCTGAGCTCTTGGCATTGTCCACTCCCGGCGCGCCCGGTAGTGATGTGCTTCGCCTATTCGTTGCTGTGAGCGATCAATGGCAGCTCGAAAAGATTGATAATCAGTTTGGCGTTCACTTCGGCGCGCTTGTTCAGCGAACCGAAATCGTCGTCCAACCGCCGTTGCTTGGCCAGGTACAGATTAACGTGTGGATGATCAGACAAGAGGAGCGCTCAACTGGTACATCAGAAAGCGCGCTGCCCGTAAAGGCCAATAGTTTGGACTGGAGCTTTTCGGCCAAAAACTTGAATACGGTTGAGAATGCACAATTAACTTCATCATTCACTTCACAATTCTATGATTGCTTGTTTGCCAGTGAGAGACAGGGGCATTCGATAGAGGATCTTCTCAGAACGTGGATTTACATCGGCAACATAACCGAAGGACCTCACGATCACACGCGCTATCAGATTGTAAACGCCGCACGTCGGGAAGTATTTAACGAGTTGAAGCTGAGCTCCGGGGAGAAAAAAACTAAATTTCCAGCCAGTACCGGGATCGGTACTCACAGCACCTCAATTAACCTAGGTTATCTATCTTGCAAGGTAAAGACCAAGGGTAATTATCGTGTTGTCTCTTTAGAAAATAGACGTCAGGCCAGTGCGTTTGATTACCCGAAGGAGGAAAGCCTAGTTGCTCCTCTATTTTCCCGTGCCATGGCGATCCTGGGTGCGGCAGAAGCGATGATCTTCGTGTCGGGTACTGCGAGTATAATTGGCGCGAAGAGTGTTTACTTAGCCGATATTGAACGTCAAACCAGACAAACAATAGATAATATTTCCCTACTCTTATGTGCGCGCTTGCTGTCTGATTACGACTGTTATCCCACCAGAACAGGGCTTGAGTGCGTGGTTTGCTATACGGTGTATGTGAAGCACCGCGACGACTTTGCC harbors:
- a CDS encoding DUF3577 domain-containing protein; amino-acid sequence: MRQPFTNETKYFDLHTRGIGYLCRAREVRVRKADPFMAVTVDALHGATHDAEYTYIDCRVTGTEADMLIRHCKEEINSGDKVLVSFTIGDIWISPFTYQKGDKKGQPGASLKGRLLYISMLRINGETVFRATPKDTTQKASSDVVMDRSELAESDD
- the radC gene encoding RadC family protein, yielding MSVFYTQVGQAVLAIECREDEDLVINTALEVLDRRLFTRGPKLEKPQEVADYLKLQIAKMEHEVFAVIYLDSVHRPIKFEVLFHGTINAAVIYPRQIAKRAIALNAAAIIVAHSHPSGCTNPSQADRRLTKHLKECLELMDIRLLDHLIIGEGTSLSFAECGWL
- a CDS encoding LysR family transcriptional regulator; its protein translation is MKIIFRHVEIFKAVMVTGTVTGAALALETSQPTVSRELSRFEDIIGMRLFERSKGRLKPTAQGMALHSEILKTYEGLSRINAAALSIRLGLREKINIISLPVLSQTVLPASLARFLQHYPDINLSLTTHDSPDIENLLASQVYDIGLIEGMKAPLGTSIEHLMDVDEVCILPTGHPLSAHTVIDPRSLSNYPFVHLAPSDPYRHHLDGLFAKLGVSRTSIIEVDNAAAICQMVLSGIGVSIINPLVANTFLSQGLVIRPLSVSVPFSISLVRPLQPGASLIVDHLAGCIRTTSIELRTLEQPRNIVAVT
- a CDS encoding coproporphyrinogen-III oxidase family protein, which encodes MPDNKLFDDLLTETMDRMAHCYQHIPMHFWAGRNAFSHRFDNLRQMADRSTNARLKPKQAEQEISNELISTKRTALYLGVPWCIQSCSFCDLAYSRSPRAEEKREYIEVILRELDIYNELGLNKVPASSLYFGGGTPSILDNELLASLVDGTLQRSRLADNAVITLEASPATLTDSKLKLLSSRVNRISLGVQSTNTELRQREGRILPREKLFDRVAATLDNFELVNTDVLYGMPGQSLESVFQTLADLVSLNVPSITFYRNELFPGTKSYRLAQQEPWPTIEEQTARQMYFLGKTYLESCGYSESPLGWFVKNKQSNAISSWENMIENWSTVVPYFGLGMGAFSTASAHWMQNSESLDSWMQSIRGGRLPLAGGTLFNEQERFMVKFMRYIRVFSRVKREYLLTQSGSNRFAVELLIESWKQMGLAVDEAEWVVFTPAGDSLIHWLIDDLAQAFVDGKIRSAKNILAVNI
- a CDS encoding acyl carrier protein; this translates as MPDLLITEKIVEILSNISEIKIFDERTELFDQGINSLQMVILVDELNKYFDLGIGLEILAKGASIEAIAETLKKQAITRINL
- a CDS encoding chlorinating enzyme, with protein sequence MTNDQVFELSEAQVEFFKNEGYLGPFRAYSEEEIDSLWRSARLKTFDYSMSVFGKAENNKDPISSYDRHLDIEELADHICHPAIVSKLQCLLGRDVACWRSEFFPKYPGDEGTDWHQGDTFAGLNGGKDALRWPDGATEGGTITVWTALSDVTLDMGPMGIIPGTQHTRFYDETKSTTYAEDKFGITKNNVRRGFYGYDYRDLQVDPDWSPDESKAIYFTMKKGEFIIFWSTLLHGSLPHLGETKTPRLGYAARYVPTSVKVYPDADTLTEFGRTVSLEKYGTVIVGGEDQFGHNRVRSHTTRGKQLNRIP
- a CDS encoding Rid family hydrolase, with amino-acid sequence MDNRTSSWCQTLSVNFAGSNHFFQGAQCAAEDFKVCLSELLALSTPGAPGSDVLRLFVAVSDQWQLEKIDNQFGVHFGALVQRTEIVVQPPLLGQVQINVWMIRQEERSTGTSESALPVKANSLDWSFSAKNLNTVENAQLTSSFTSQFYDCLFASERQGHSIEDLLRTWIYIGNITEGPHDHTRYQIVNAARREVFNELKLSSGEKKTKFPASTGIGTHSTSINLGYLSCKVKTKGNYRVVSLENRRQASAFDYPKEESLVAPLFSRAMAILGAAEAMIFVSGTASIIGAKSVYLADIERQTRQTIDNISLLLCARLLSDYDCYPTRTGLECVVCYTVYVKHRDDFAVVQSICESLLPARAIATYVEADICRNELLVEIEATAVMPG